The segment CATTTTCTTCATGGCGTATAGAGGAGGACAAACCTCCTGTGTGATGTGCACATGAACAcaactcacagacttcctctcaCATCCCTCAGCCCCGCCCACCGTGGCCTCCGAATTCTGTGTCAACCACAGCACTGACACGCACGGCACATGATATGAGGACACCCACATGCTAAACAGCTCCCCAGGCACTGGACCGCCATAATAACTATGCAACACAAACTTTCACCACTCCCTGGCTTTAACTGTGCATGCCGAGTGCACCACTGGCCTATTTAAGAGGCTGcatttcagtttcaacttaAATTTAGAAACAGCCATTCAGTGAGCATCTATGAGGAGAgcgatttattttttcctcctcctctctaaaCGAGGGACAAGTGTGGCTTCAAATCATTCACAGATGTGCTGGTGCTCTGCCAcgcaagaggaggagaggcagggacCCTCCCACTCCATCGACGGGCAGCGGAGAGGGGAGGAAGCAAGGGAGTTAGTCGGAGTTGGAGCTCCATCTCTAAGTGTCTTTCATGGttaaccacacgcacacactcacacaccgcccgccccccccccacacacacacacactaagacacagaaacacacacggcCTCAGTAATAGCCAGGAGCTGAACCCAGCCATGCATATCTAAGCATCCACTGCCATGCGAAACAACATAATCTGACACTCCtgacctctgtgtttccctggaCTTTGCAAGACACATCTAATGTAACCTATAgagcagtggaaaaaaaaaaaaaaaacgctaagCTGCAGTTTAGTGAGGTTAGTAATCAACCTGATGCTTGTTTCCATTTTACGGAAAATCCACTGACCTTCTCTGAAACGTcaatgcaaatgtaaaaaaaaagctgcttttAGCATGAAGCGATACTGAATGTGTATGTGAGCGGGCACATCAGAGGAGCGTGCTGATAATATATTGATAAGGGTCACgagaacagatgaagataattGAGTCTGTCATTGTGACATGAAAGCTGACGTTAAACTTGCAGTCGGAGTTGTCGAcactgagagggagaaagagaggagacaaagagggagCTCATTCCAACAGCCCAGCTCGAGCACCATAAACAGTCAGCAGGTTACAAATGCACGCAGATAAGCAGAAACACATGCCCGTTCAACAGCAGAACAGAACTTTGTGTCGACTGGGCAGATCTTACCTGCTCATAGTTCAGCCGCTGAGCCTCGGTTATCTCTTTAGGCTTGGTTTCCAGGATGTAGTCTCCTGCAGAGGGACAGAAAGGCAAATATGTTGAGTTAATGTATATTGTATTAACAGAGCAAACTATATGAATCTGCTCTGGTTATGACTGAGGACTCTTATTTTAAGTACTCGTAGGAGAGGCTGTGCCAAACAGCATCATCTGAGTCCCTGTCCACCGCGGTGTCACCTGAGATCTCTGCACCTCGGCTCTGTAGCAGCGCGAGCTGTTTCAGCCTGATCAGCACTTCAAAAAAACCTGTGCTGCAACCTTTAAACTATTTCACACACTCCAAAGGGCGAGTGAAAGCCAAGCAAACACATTCTTGCTATCGCTGTGAAAGTGTTATTGCGGGTCTACTCCTTACTTTTAAATCTCTGGTGTAAATATTTTTTGCAAAATGTTTCTCGGCGAATCATTAATTTATTAGAGAGCTGGCAGGAGCATCATGCGGCACTGTCGACACACTCTCCCTGAGAATTTACTCAAAGAAATACCATCAACTTCTTGTGATCATCAGCTATGTGGAGTAAAAACAGCTCCACATGGAGATAAATGTGCACAAGCAAAAAGAATGAGTTTACGCTTTTGTTTATATAGAAGCAATGCCCGACCTACAATGTAAAATGGACGGATTACCACATTAATTTGGTGGAAGGAGGTGGTGTCGATCAGGGTATAGCCCACTAGGTTTAGGTGTAGATACATTTTTTGCGAGATAGGGcctttttcaatatttttgaGCCATTCTAGTTTCTTGCTGTGAAAAATGACTGATCAATCCTCAAACTGAGCACAGAATATAGTCAATATAGAACAAACACAGGATTTTGTATCGCAAACTTGTGAACTTTAAGTTATTTCAAGAGGCCAAGACACAAGCTGCTGGttgcactttaaaaaataaacttctgGCTTAATTGTTATGCTGTCACCGTACATTAAGTCTTCAGTGCGAGTGGAGACTGTTCCCAGCAGGGGACTGGCCAGCTGAGTGGCTTTCCTACATTGCCtgcctgcctcccccccccctcactgctgTGTGGTCCACTGAACTGTGAACTCTCTCATCCGTTGTCCCCCCTGAATGCATCTGCATCCGTCCGTCGGGATCGGGATCGTGCTATGCTGCGTATTTCTGAGCTGCCGAGGGACCGTCAACCACCGCCCACTTTGTACACCACATTTGAAATTCATCACCCATCTTCAGCCTTGGTGTTTTTTTTGCGCGTGTGTGTTATGACAAACACTGTGGAGTTTCAAAGTTATCCAGCAGCCCCTGAACATAACACGAGATTAACTGTGTGTCAGGACGGAACTCGGGTTCCTGAATGGCACACGAATGGACAAATGAAACAACCAATTGATCAGTTTCTTTACTATTTAACTGTGATTTATAGACATGAGAGTGCTGTTGGAATCGGGCAGCTAAAAGACACAAATTCAACTAGAATGGCACATACCCACACCAAGGCCAGACAGCCCCTTTAGATTCAAGCCGCAACACATCTCATATCAGTCCTAACAGAACATTTAAGTCAGATACTTCCATTGATACTGAAGATGGATACTGAAGATAAATACTGACACTCTGCTGTGATATTGTGGATGAATATAAGTTATGACAGGCAGGAGACAGCCAGAGAGAAGAGATGTATCTCTTGTTTCTGTTGCGAATTCAGAGGATTGGCTCATGGGGGGTTTCCCCTTCTCTggtctctccttcctctgttgACTCTGGAATATATATATCTGACCTTAAGTATCCACTCATTCGAGGGGAAGTGAAACCCTAGAATGTTTACTGGGTCCGGTGAAGCTCGGTGCCAGTGGCTTTTGGGCGCTAGTCTGTTCACACGTGTGCACTCTGGTAAACAAGGTCTAGCACAGTGATAAGCTCCACTGTACATGTGTTATTATCCCCGAGTTAAGCATCAAGTTGTTATTGTGAACGTCCCCTTGCAGATAAGTCATGATGCATCAGCTTGCTCTTGTCTTGTGTAACAGGTCTTCAtggtgacacacactcacctagATACTCCATCAGCTGCTCCGCGGTTATGATCTCCATCATGGGTGGCATCTTAACCTGCAACACAGACATGTGGACACTcattgttcatttgtttattcCCCCCTTCATCAGACAAGGCATGGCCAACCAAGTTCACCCACGACTATTCACTACTGGAGCATCAGCTTGTAAGAAACAGGCCTCACAGCCCTCCTCAGAGTTCAACGTGTGCTGACATGGGGAAGTAAATCCACATCTAATTCTAACGTTGAGAAATCCTATATGAACGAGTCCGGACAGACATATTTACACAGGAATGCTGAGGGATCCACAAGCACTATGGATTACACAGTCGATCCAGTGTTAGATGTGTATGTCGACCGTTAGCAGAACTCAATGTGATATTATGAGTCTCACAACAAACCTTCCTGTGTGAGAACATGAAAACACTGGTGATGAGAACAGATGAGCTCAGAGCTGCTCCTCGTGAAATATGACTATTTGTATTGAGTTAGAATCAAGTTTCTATTGATCTGTGCTCATCGCAGAGTCCGTTACCTTCCATGCGAGCAGAAGGACATTCATTATTGCCAGTAATGGACACGGGCCGTTCTCGTTCTGGGTGATGATCGGGGTGTTCTCCTCCCTCCACTTGATCCACTTAATGTGGTATATGGACTGTCCGGCGGCCCGGTCCTTGCTGCAGGCGGTCTTCGACCCCTCGGCCCCGTACTCGCCCTGCAGGGCCAGGGCCAGCCCCCGGTCCTCCAGCCCCTCGCTGTTCAGGTCCGAGCTGGGGCACGAGTTGAGGTTGGAGAAGGACTCGAGTGAATCGATGCTTCGGGACTCTCCGCCGAGGCTGGGATCGCGGTCACTCCCACTCGGCAATCCCTCCGATAAGGTGCGATCGCCGGACTTGCGGTCCGCCGTGGTCGCGTTGTCCGGACACAGATGCGTCGGCTTGGCAAGTTTAGTCGCTTCACTTCCCGCACAAGCCGAACCCGCGCTCTCCTGTGCGGGAGGCGAGGACGCTCCATCGCCTGTGTTGTTTACTAACTTTGAGGCACCACCCTCTCTATCTCCTGCGGCCAGCGGCAGCGAGTCATGCCCCATCCCGTTAATGATCCGATCCCCGGACCCAGATCCGCTGCCCTCGGGTTTCGCAGCCTCCTGCGCGGGGAGGACCTGGACCGGCACCGACGCGTCAGACTTCCCGACGATGGACGTGACGGGAGCGGCGACGGGAGCAGCAACGTCCGCGGTGCTGTCACTACAACTAGCGTCCACCAAAGTACCGAGGGGAGCCGCACTACTCCTGCATTTCTCGGCGGCTCCTTTCACTCCGCCGCCGACCGAGACGTCGGCCATCTCCGGCGCGGTCGTGGCGCACACGGAGCTCCCGTCGGCGTCTCGGTGCAGGTTTGCAGATTCCTCCATGTCGGCTCACGCACCGTCGACGGATTGTTTTTTAGCTaaattgcagcagcagcaccttcGGTCCCAAAGACGCCATGACAACTCTGCGAGTGACGTCATCAGCGTGAATCGCTTTCAGGccgaggaagagggggggggggcggcccgGCGCTGCTGCGTTTGGGTGCGCTCGTATTCTGTTAAACTATTTGAACCATCCGAGGTTTTCATCCGAATTA is part of the Pleuronectes platessa chromosome 1, fPlePla1.1, whole genome shotgun sequence genome and harbors:
- the mindy2 gene encoding ubiquitin carboxyl-terminal hydrolase MINDY-2, yielding MEESANLHRDADGSSVCATTAPEMADVSVGGGVKGAAEKCRSSAAPLGTLVDASCSDSTADVAAPVAAPVTSIVGKSDASVPVQVLPAQEAAKPEGSGSGSGDRIINGMGHDSLPLAAGDREGGASKLVNNTGDGASSPPAQESAGSACAGSEATKLAKPTHLCPDNATTADRKSGDRTLSEGLPSGSDRDPSLGGESRSIDSLESFSNLNSCPSSDLNSEGLEDRGLALALQGEYGAEGSKTACSKDRAAGQSIYHIKWIKWREENTPIITQNENGPCPLLAIMNVLLLAWKVKMPPMMEIITAEQLMEYLGDYILETKPKEITEAQRLNYEQNMSDAMAVLHKLQTGLDVNVKFTGVRVFEYTPECIVFDLLDIPLYHGWLVDPQMHDIVKAVGNCSYNQLVEKIISCKQSDNSERAGEGIVAEQFLSSTATQLTYHGLCELTSTVQEGELCVFFRNNHFSTMIKYKGQLYLLVTDQGFLTEEKVVWESLHNVDGDGNFCDSEFRLRPPSDPETVYRGQQDQIDQDYLMALSLQQEQQSQDLQWEQLPEGISDLELAKKLQEEEDRRASQYYQEQEQEQAAAAAAAQGQQEAAEGDEAERGGAGAGGAAAGPGTAAAAGATPSPGKQSSSGERKTKKEAKDKDKCVIL